Proteins co-encoded in one Methanosarcinales archaeon Met12 genomic window:
- a CDS encoding class I SAM-dependent methyltransferase, translating into MNIEETKKIADKAEGWLTDEEGKTLYNLAKSCKGKGVIVEIGSWKGKSTICLGNGSKEGDKIKIFAIDPHTGSSEQQKMFGKVDTFEEFKKNIKNAKVGDIILPLVKTSEEAANNFDKPVEFGFIDGAHEYNFVKLDFDLWFPKVMNGGVLAFHDSWHFIGSNLATAIPLLFSSKIKNPRLVDTITYFEKVEKNSSFDRFRNICFFIYCTLFGINGALRLKYQSGKVI; encoded by the coding sequence ATGAACATTGAAGAAACAAAAAAAATTGCAGATAAAGCTGAAGGTTGGCTTACTGATGAAGAAGGAAAAACGTTATACAATCTTGCAAAAAGCTGCAAAGGAAAAGGAGTAATTGTTGAAATTGGTTCTTGGAAAGGAAAATCTACTATCTGTCTTGGTAATGGCTCCAAAGAAGGAGACAAAATTAAAATTTTTGCCATCGATCCACACACGGGCTCCTCTGAACAACAAAAAATGTTTGGCAAGGTTGATACGTTTGAAGAATTTAAGAAGAATATTAAAAATGCAAAAGTAGGTGATATAATTCTCCCACTTGTTAAAACTTCTGAAGAAGCCGCAAATAATTTTGACAAACCAGTTGAATTTGGTTTTATTGATGGCGCTCATGAATATAATTTTGTTAAATTAGATTTTGATTTATGGTTTCCCAAAGTAATGAACGGCGGAGTTTTGGCTTTCCATGATTCTTGGCACTTTATTGGCTCGAATTTAGCAACAGCAATTCCTCTACTTTTTTCATCTAAAATTAAAAATCCGCGATTAGTTGATACCATCACATATTTTGAAAAAGTGGAGAAAAATTCTTCATTCGATCGTTTTAGAAATATTTGCTTTTTCATATATTGCACATTGTTTGGTATTAACGGAGCTTTAAGATTAAAATATCAAAGTGGTAAAGTTATTTGA
- a CDS encoding 4Fe-4S binding protein — protein sequence MRLAVVDTERCVGCQSCMFACTRRQDETGLARSCIGVRSAGGMERGFVVVVCRACDDPPCEKVCPTGALKPRDTDGGVHFDIDKCIGCGHCRDACIIGAIFWDDEINKPMICIYCGYCARFCPYGVLELEKEEIGDA from the coding sequence ATGAGATTAGCAGTAGTTGACACAGAAAGATGCGTTGGTTGTCAGAGTTGTATGTTCGCATGTACGAGGCGACAGGATGAAACAGGGCTGGCCAGATCTTGTATAGGCGTGAGGTCCGCCGGTGGCATGGAGCGCGGATTTGTCGTGGTAGTTTGCAGAGCCTGTGACGACCCGCCCTGTGAGAAAGTGTGCCCCACGGGCGCCCTTAAACCCAGAGATACGGACGGAGGCGTGCATTTTGACATCGACAAATGTATAGGGTGTGGCCATTGCCGTGATGCCTGTATCATAGGTGCGATTTTTTGGGACGATGAGATAAACAAACCGATGATTTGTATATACTGTGGTTATTGTGCCAGATTCTGCCCATATGGGGTGTTGGAATTAGAAAAGGAGGAGATTGGAGATGCTTAA
- a CDS encoding aldehyde ferredoxin oxidoreductase family protein, with amino-acid sequence MLKDDTLANVLYVDLSKKRFWVKKREDLFEKYIGGTGVATQLLHEECPEGADPLGAENPIIFVIGPLTALFPVASKTVAMFKSPHTGNLGESHCGGRSAIAIRMAGYGAIVINGASDVPVYLAIHGNRVYFRDASTLWGMASNFTVGRVIREAESGAGLRTIMRIGRAGEKLVSYACVTTETYRHFGRLGLGAVFGSKMLKAVVVSGKRSLPVFDMKQYRKLYDEIYKAATDSPAMKKYHNLGTAENVLPLNELGALPTRNLKEARFEGASEISGETFAEEYLGRRLACSHCPVGCIHIAALREPYEDKLYFYKTSMISYDYEPIYALGSMLGISDAKGYLKLMDRVEKLGMDAISTGVILAWATEAQERGIISEDETMGIRFRWGDYSAYIGALQLIIEQPNDFYRALAQGVEQAASIYGGEDFALSFGRNEMPGYHTGPGSHIGALIGARHSHLDNAGYSIDQTTLVKKQLTPEELVQSLLTEEHWRQILSSIVVCFFARSIYSQEVVSKALHLAGFDISPADLNRIGKEIHREKYRFKTREGFSLDDLRIPKRILEISSPVGRLDEEFIRKAIEHAKKEVI; translated from the coding sequence ATGCTTAAAGATGACACTCTCGCAAATGTTCTTTACGTCGACCTTTCAAAGAAGCGTTTCTGGGTTAAAAAAAGGGAAGACCTTTTTGAGAAGTATATAGGCGGTACTGGTGTTGCCACTCAGCTTCTTCACGAGGAATGCCCCGAAGGAGCGGACCCACTCGGCGCTGAAAATCCGATCATATTTGTCATAGGTCCCCTGACAGCTCTGTTCCCTGTTGCCTCGAAAACGGTCGCCATGTTTAAATCGCCCCACACAGGCAATCTGGGTGAGAGTCACTGTGGCGGACGAAGCGCCATCGCCATCCGCATGGCAGGATATGGTGCAATTGTAATAAACGGCGCCAGCGATGTCCCGGTTTACCTCGCCATCCATGGTAATCGAGTTTATTTCAGGGACGCATCTACTTTGTGGGGAATGGCCAGCAACTTCACGGTGGGCAGGGTCATCAGAGAGGCTGAGTCGGGAGCAGGATTGAGAACGATTATGCGAATCGGCAGAGCCGGCGAGAAACTCGTCTCGTATGCATGCGTAACTACGGAGACCTACAGGCATTTCGGCAGGCTTGGTCTGGGGGCAGTTTTCGGTAGCAAGATGCTTAAGGCCGTCGTGGTCTCGGGCAAACGCTCGCTCCCCGTATTCGACATGAAGCAATATCGGAAATTATATGACGAGATTTACAAGGCGGCTACAGACTCTCCTGCGATGAAAAAATACCATAACCTCGGCACGGCAGAGAACGTTCTACCCTTAAATGAGCTCGGTGCGCTCCCAACGAGAAACCTCAAGGAGGCAAGATTCGAAGGGGCATCTGAGATTTCTGGTGAAACATTTGCCGAAGAATATTTGGGTCGGCGGCTTGCCTGTTCTCACTGTCCTGTGGGATGCATACATATTGCTGCGCTCAGGGAGCCTTATGAGGATAAGCTATATTTCTATAAGACCTCCATGATTTCTTACGACTATGAACCCATCTATGCGTTAGGCTCCATGTTGGGCATATCTGATGCCAAGGGTTACTTGAAATTGATGGACAGGGTGGAAAAGTTGGGCATGGATGCAATAAGTACTGGAGTGATATTGGCATGGGCTACAGAAGCACAAGAACGCGGCATCATCTCAGAGGATGAGACGATGGGCATCAGATTTCGCTGGGGCGATTATAGTGCCTACATTGGCGCACTCCAGTTAATCATCGAGCAACCGAACGACTTTTACAGGGCGCTTGCACAGGGAGTAGAACAAGCCGCCTCCATATATGGGGGAGAGGATTTTGCCCTGAGTTTTGGCAGGAACGAAATGCCTGGATATCATACTGGACCAGGGTCGCATATCGGGGCTTTGATTGGCGCAAGGCACAGTCACTTGGACAATGCTGGTTATAGCATTGATCAGACGACCCTTGTTAAAAAGCAACTCACTCCAGAGGAACTTGTCCAATCCCTGTTGACCGAAGAGCATTGGCGCCAGATTCTGTCGAGTATTGTGGTGTGCTTTTTTGCCAGAAGCATATACTCGCAGGAAGTCGTTTCAAAGGCACTCCATTTAGCGGGTTTTGACATTTCCCCTGCGGACTTGAACAGGATTGGGAAGGAAATACACAGAGAGAAATATAGGTTCAAGACCCGAGAAGGTTTTTCTCTGGATGACCTGCGTATACCTAAACGAATTCTCGAAATTTCTTCACCTGTCGGCAGGCTGGATGAGGAGTTCATTCGCAAGGCGATCGAGCATGCCAAGAAGGAGGTTATCTAG